One genomic window of Cannabis sativa cultivar Pink pepper isolate KNU-18-1 chromosome 2, ASM2916894v1, whole genome shotgun sequence includes the following:
- the LOC115718559 gene encoding pentatricopeptide repeat-containing protein At1g09820 produces the protein MLKLLYFSSCLQNRLHTLLPTSIPTPSHHSTAPFLPALTSLTGFALHPRAFFCSDANDCPEPGAEAKPSPAILSKNPRPDGYVTELGLETNDKIALSANFKERLEPNKENFPPHVLRVTEEDPIKPQLLEASSSEFSISLVSELIANQHWSKLKTHLEDMNPIKFLHHLFESNVDPELIMRYFNWSQKELNVSYPLELTCRLLHSLARAQKYSRIRAFLDRFVKKNKEHSNFTIFHSLSLYDNYFHHMNTIIVDILVWAYSVNLKTQLAIEAFQRAGDYGYKLSFFTCNPLLSALVKENKIGYVEYLYKEMIKRKIKVNLYTFNIVIKGLSKVGKLNKARDLINDMKAFGILPNVITYNTVMHGYCKMGKSGMMYKADAVLKEMIANKISPCPITYNILIDGFCKDENVLAALKVFEEMKRQGLKPDDITYNTLINGLCTEGKLEEACALRDEMVGLSLKPNVITYNAFINGFCKKKMVKEAVELFDDIISQGLSPDVITFNTLIDTYCRNGMMDKAFLLLSTMLEKGIFPNVSTYNSLIACFCRQGNMEKARQLLDDMQKKDLKADFITYSILMDGLCKKGETGKARRMMNDMLKSGLNLTHLMYNILIEGYCREGNMGAALNVRLQMEKDGKRANIVTYNLLIKGYCEKGMLEDANRLLNEMLEKGLVPNRITYDVVREEMLEKGFCPDIAGHLSYVSSGS, from the exons ATGTTGAAGCTTCTCTACTTCTCTTCGTGCCTTCAGAACCGACTCCACACCCTACTTCCCACAAGTATCCCAACACCCTCACACCACTCGACGGCGCCGTTTCTTCCTGCTTTGACCTCTCTCACTGGTTTCGCTCTTCATCCTCGTGCATTTTTTTGCTCGGACGCGAATGATTGTCCGGAGCCAGGGGCCGAGGCAAAGCCTTCCCCCGCAATTTTATCTAAGAACCCCAGACCCGATGGTTATGTAACG GAACTGGGATTGGAGACGAATGATAAAATTGCACTATCTG CAAATTTTAAGGAAAGGCTTgaaccaaacaaggaaaattTCCCACCTCATGTTTTGCGAGTTACGGAGGAAGATCCTATAAAACCACAGTTGTTAGAGGCATCTTCAAGTGAATTCAGCATTTCATTAGTTTCAGAGCTCATAGCAAATCAACACTGGTCTAAGCTCAAAACCCATCTCGAAGACATGAATCCGATCAAGTTTCTTCATCATTTGTTTGAATCAAATGTTGATCCAGAGCTCATTATGAGGTACTTCAATTGGTCCCAGAAAGAGCTTAATGTTTCATATCCACTTGAATTGACTTGTAGACTCTTACATTCACTAGCACGTGCCCAAAAATACTCAAGGATTAGAGCTTTCTTAGATAGGTTTGTAAAGAAGAATAAGGAACACTCAAACTTCACAATATTTCACTCGTTATCACTGTATGACAATTATTTTCATCACATGAATACAATCATTGTTGATATTTTGGTATGGGCATATTCTGTAAATTTGAAGACCCAATTGGCTATTGAGGCTTTTCAAAGAGCTGGTGATTATGGGTACAAGTTATCTTTCTTTACATGTAATCCCTTGTTGTCTGCTTTGGTTAAAGAGAATAAAATTGGGTATGTGGAGTACCTGTACAAGGAGATGATTAAGAGAAAGATTAAGGTTAATTTGTATACTTTTAACATTGTGATCAAAGGGTTGTCTAAAGTTGGGAAATTGAACAAGGCTAGAGATCTCATCAATGATATGAAGGCCTTTGGAATTTTGCCAAATGTGATTACATATAATACAGTAATGCATGGATATTGCAAGATGGGAAAGTCAGGAATGATGTATAAAGCTGATGCTGTTTTGAAGGAAATGATTGCTAATAAAATTAGCCCTTGCCCAATTACCTACAATATATTGATTGATGGATTCTGTAAAGATGAGAATGTATTGGCTGCATTGAAAGTGTTTGAAGAAATGAAAAGGCAGGGTCTGAAACCTGATGATATTACCTACAATACACTGATCAACGGACTATGTACAGAAGGGAAGCTTGAAGAGGCTTGTGCTTTGAGGGATGAAATGGTTGGCCTCAGCTTGAAGCCAAATGTCATTACCTACAATGCATTTATCAATGGATTTTGCAAGAAGAAAATGGTGAAGGAAGCTGTTGAGTTATTTGACGATATCATAAGTCAGGGTTTATCGCCCGATGTTATAACTTTCAACACTTTGATTGATACATACTGTAGAAATGGGATGATGGACAAAGCATTTCTCTTACTCAGTACAATGTTGGAAAAAGGAATATTCCCTAATGTTTCAACTTATAACTCCTTAATTGCTTGTTTTTGTAGACAAGGGAACATGGAAAAAGCAAGACAGCTTTTAGATGATATGCAGAAGAAGGATCTAAAAGCTGATTTTATAACATATAGCATACTAATGGATGGGCTTTGTAAGAAAGGGGAGACAGGAAAGGCTAGAAGAATGATGAATGACATGTTGAAGTCAGGTTTGAATTTAACTCATTTGATGTACAATATACTGATAGAGGGCTACTGCAGAGAAGGTAACATGGGGGCTGCACTGAATGTGAGATTGCAGATGGAAAAAGACGGTAAGCGGGCAAACATAGTTACTTATAATTTGTTGATTAAGGGATATTGTGAGAAGGGCATGCTTGAAGATGCAAATAGGTTACTTAATGAGATGTTGGAGAAAGGTTTAGTCCCGAACCGAATTACTTATGATGTTGTAAGAGAGGAAATGTTGGAAAAGGGTTTCTGTCCTGATATAGCAGGACATCTCAGCTATGTCTCCTCTGGCAGCTGA